A part of Thiomicrorhabdus sediminis genomic DNA contains:
- the glmS gene encoding glutamine--fructose-6-phosphate transaminase (isomerizing) has protein sequence MCGIVGGVAERNIVPILLEGLKRLEYRGYDSSGIALLNANQEIERVRSLGKISALETSIEAYKRSESALFNGFIGIAHTRWATHGVPAENNAHPHICNNQVAVVHNGIIENYQSLKAEQIVEGYRFTSETDTEVVAHAVHKFLQSSKTLLEAVQKAVKTFDGAYALGVVSPQDNHHLIAARKGSPLVIGIGIGEHFIASDVSALLPVTQNFIFLEEGDIAEITRESVVIYDIAGNKVERPVKQSQLSANSVELGEHRHYMHKEIFEQPQAVIDTLEGRISQDHVLVSSFGHQAEEIFKQVNQIQIIACGTSYHSGLVAKYWFEDIIGLPCFVEVASEYRYRNPVVLNNTLFVTISQSGETADTLAALQQVKKIKQEKNIATLCICNVPESSLTRESDLIFLTHAGPEIGVASTKAFTTQLVALALLLTAVGRSKGLMTEKRENIIVKGLQKLPGLIQKALEHEDVIKEMAKCFADRDSALFLGRGTMYPIAMEGALKLKEISYIHAEAYPAGELKHGPLALIDEAIPVVTIAPNDDLLEKLKSNLQEVKARGGQMIVFEDEKSNVDSEGNMRVVKATSNVGRITAPITFNIPLQLLSYHVALIKGTDVDQPRNLAKSVTVE, from the coding sequence ATGTGCGGAATTGTTGGCGGAGTTGCCGAAAGAAATATAGTCCCAATTTTATTGGAAGGTTTAAAACGTCTAGAGTACCGAGGTTATGATTCCTCTGGAATTGCTCTTCTAAATGCAAATCAAGAAATTGAACGTGTGCGTTCGCTGGGTAAAATAAGCGCCTTAGAAACCAGTATTGAAGCTTATAAAAGATCTGAAAGCGCATTGTTCAATGGTTTTATAGGTATTGCGCATACCCGATGGGCAACCCATGGCGTGCCGGCGGAAAACAATGCTCATCCTCATATCTGTAATAATCAGGTTGCCGTAGTTCATAACGGTATTATCGAAAATTATCAATCGCTTAAAGCCGAACAAATCGTCGAAGGTTATCGATTCACTTCAGAAACGGATACCGAAGTAGTCGCTCATGCGGTGCATAAGTTTTTGCAATCATCGAAAACATTGTTGGAAGCTGTTCAAAAAGCCGTAAAAACCTTTGATGGCGCCTATGCTTTAGGTGTAGTTTCTCCGCAAGATAATCATCATCTCATTGCTGCCAGAAAAGGCAGTCCTCTAGTGATAGGTATCGGTATCGGTGAGCATTTTATTGCCTCTGATGTTTCCGCATTATTGCCGGTGACGCAAAATTTTATCTTTTTGGAAGAGGGTGATATCGCAGAGATTACCCGTGAATCAGTGGTGATTTACGATATTGCTGGCAATAAAGTTGAACGCCCGGTTAAACAATCGCAATTATCGGCTAATTCGGTAGAGTTGGGCGAGCATCGCCATTATATGCACAAAGAAATCTTTGAGCAGCCGCAAGCTGTCATTGATACTTTAGAAGGTCGTATTTCTCAAGATCATGTTTTAGTATCCAGTTTTGGTCACCAAGCAGAAGAAATCTTTAAGCAAGTTAATCAAATTCAAATTATCGCCTGTGGTACTTCTTATCATTCCGGTTTGGTAGCTAAGTATTGGTTTGAAGATATTATTGGCTTACCGTGTTTTGTAGAAGTCGCCAGTGAATATCGCTACCGCAACCCGGTGGTTTTGAATAACACTTTGTTTGTAACTATCAGTCAGTCTGGGGAAACGGCAGATACTCTAGCTGCTCTGCAGCAGGTTAAAAAAATCAAACAAGAAAAAAATATTGCCACTTTGTGTATCTGTAATGTCCCTGAATCAAGCTTAACTCGTGAATCAGATTTAATATTTTTAACTCATGCAGGTCCTGAAATTGGTGTGGCGTCTACTAAAGCTTTCACCACTCAACTCGTTGCTTTAGCGTTGTTGCTGACAGCAGTTGGTAGAAGCAAAGGCTTAATGACCGAAAAGCGCGAAAATATTATTGTCAAAGGCTTGCAAAAACTTCCCGGATTAATTCAGAAAGCACTAGAGCACGAAGATGTGATCAAAGAAATGGCGAAATGTTTTGCAGATCGAGACAGTGCTTTGTTCTTAGGGCGCGGCACCATGTATCCGATAGCGATGGAAGGGGCTTTGAAGCTTAAGGAAATCAGCTATATTCATGCTGAAGCTTACCCTGCGGGGGAATTGAAGCACGGGCCGTTGGCTTTGATAGATGAAGCCATTCCAGTCGTAACGATTGCGCCTAATGATGACTTGCTTGAAAAGCTTAAATCTAATCTTCAGGAAGTAAAAGCTCGCGGTGGGCAGATGATTGTTTTTGAAGATGAGAAATCTAATGTTGATTCAGAAGGCAATATGAGGGTGGTAAAGGCAACTTCAAATGTTGGACGTATTACTGCCCCTATTACTTTTAATATACCACTACAACTTTTGAGTTATCACGTTGCTTTAATTAAAGGTACGGACGTTGACCAGCCGAGAAACTTAGCAAAATCAGTGACAGTAGAATGA
- the wecB gene encoding non-hydrolyzing UDP-N-acetylglucosamine 2-epimerase yields the protein MNKDKCRVTTKVLIVFGTRPEAIKMAPLVKAFQEEKYFDLRVCVTAQHREMLDQVLSLFDIQPDYDLNVMKSNQGLYEVTSEILLGMKTVLEDFSPDLVFVHGDTTTAFSVALAAFYKKIKIAHVEAGLRTYKLDSPWPEEANRQLTGVLANYHFAPTVISKDNLINEGKDRDKIIVTGNTVIDALYLALDEINSNKCLKSRIISSLKRQMSEQYFDFDNKKFILVTGHRRENHGQGVVNICSALRLIAKKNPDVSIVYPVHMNPNVLGPVRKLLSNVSNIVLIEPLQYEEFIYLMDKSLFIITDSGGVQEEAPSLGKPVLVMREDTERPEAVSAGTVKLVGTNVVHIVEEAEKLINDSSVYQKMSRAHNPYGDGNSCKKILEFLKKEKF from the coding sequence ATGAACAAAGATAAATGTAGGGTTACAACTAAAGTATTAATTGTTTTTGGTACAAGGCCGGAGGCTATAAAGATGGCGCCTCTAGTTAAAGCATTTCAAGAAGAAAAATATTTTGACTTAAGAGTTTGCGTAACTGCGCAGCATCGAGAAATGTTGGATCAGGTTCTATCATTATTTGATATTCAGCCAGATTATGACTTGAATGTAATGAAGTCAAATCAAGGGTTGTATGAAGTTACTTCAGAAATTTTGTTAGGAATGAAAACCGTACTCGAGGATTTTTCTCCCGATTTAGTTTTTGTGCATGGCGATACTACTACTGCGTTTTCGGTGGCATTAGCCGCATTTTATAAAAAAATAAAAATTGCTCATGTCGAAGCGGGTTTAAGGACTTATAAATTAGATTCACCATGGCCCGAAGAGGCAAATCGCCAATTGACAGGTGTTCTAGCTAATTATCATTTTGCACCTACAGTTATATCAAAAGATAACTTGATTAATGAAGGCAAAGATAGAGATAAGATTATTGTTACTGGGAATACAGTTATTGATGCTCTGTATTTAGCTTTGGACGAAATAAATTCAAACAAATGTTTAAAAAGTAGAATTATTTCGTCTTTAAAAAGACAAATGTCTGAACAATATTTTGATTTTGATAATAAAAAATTTATTTTAGTTACTGGACACAGAAGAGAAAATCATGGGCAGGGGGTTGTAAATATCTGTAGTGCTTTGAGGTTAATAGCTAAGAAGAATCCAGATGTATCTATTGTATATCCAGTCCATATGAACCCTAATGTTTTAGGCCCTGTAAGAAAGTTATTATCAAATGTTAGCAATATTGTTTTAATTGAGCCTTTACAGTATGAAGAGTTCATTTACTTAATGGACAAGTCGTTATTTATAATAACCGATAGTGGAGGTGTTCAAGAAGAAGCCCCTTCACTTGGAAAGCCGGTGCTGGTTATGAGAGAAGATACCGAAAGACCTGAAGCTGTAAGTGCAGGAACTGTGAAGTTAGTTGGTACAAATGTTGTTCATATCGTAGAAGAAGCTGAAAAGCTAATCAATGACTCTTCAGTTTATCAAAAAATGAGTAGAGCACACAATCCTTACGGTGATGGGAACTCATGCAAGAAAATTTTAGAGTTTTTAAAAAAAGAAAAGTTTTAA
- a CDS encoding nitroreductase family protein has translation MIKYMKKSVYKFLCKHSKKSKIATFLLLRPKLMFVDKETSSEIKWLWKCAFQGVYYRGGNENCLFLKNAHIAEKGLQSFEREAGRSKAIISYLSKIGGASISREQLVYRDKIVRSYNLLQKKEGGGLQDYSFNKAVPVFANNEIETIDKLIYTRRSIRWFSQNVPSATVLNKIFQTAVWAPNSCNRQTVRIFYTMNPEKVQACMSLNSGATAMNRAPVFISFVADMDSYILPTERHVPYIDVSLAAQNVVLRSHAEGFSTCVLNWSHASEEANSKLKKILGIRSDNIICFNMVLGAAMYDVEPPYKLGVNEFVKKVD, from the coding sequence ATGATTAAATATATGAAAAAAAGTGTATATAAGTTTTTATGTAAACACTCTAAAAAATCAAAAATAGCAACTTTTCTGTTACTTAGGCCTAAATTAATGTTTGTTGATAAAGAAACGAGTTCAGAAATAAAATGGCTGTGGAAGTGTGCATTTCAAGGAGTTTATTACAGAGGGGGTAATGAAAATTGTCTATTTTTGAAAAATGCTCATATTGCCGAAAAGGGATTGCAGAGTTTTGAAAGAGAGGCTGGACGCTCTAAGGCAATCATTAGCTATTTGTCTAAGATTGGCGGGGCGAGCATAAGCAGGGAACAGTTGGTATATAGAGATAAAATAGTTAGAAGCTATAATTTACTTCAAAAAAAGGAAGGTGGGGGGCTGCAGGATTATAGTTTTAATAAGGCTGTCCCAGTGTTTGCGAATAATGAGATTGAGACAATTGATAAGCTGATTTATACAAGAAGAAGTATTCGTTGGTTTAGTCAAAATGTACCAAGTGCTACAGTGTTAAACAAAATCTTTCAAACAGCTGTTTGGGCGCCAAATAGTTGTAATCGACAAACGGTCAGAATTTTTTACACAATGAATCCTGAGAAAGTTCAGGCGTGTATGAGTTTGAACTCTGGTGCTACTGCAATGAACCGTGCCCCAGTTTTTATAAGTTTTGTAGCTGATATGGATAGCTATATTTTGCCTACTGAAAGGCATGTGCCATATATTGATGTTTCATTGGCTGCTCAAAATGTTGTTTTAAGATCTCATGCGGAGGGCTTTTCAACTTGTGTGTTGAATTGGTCACATGCTTCAGAAGAAGCTAATAGTAAGCTAAAAAAAATATTAGGTATTCGTTCCGATAATATCATTTGTTTTAATATGGTATTGGGAGCTGCAATGTATGATGTTGAGCCGCCATATAAGTTAGGTGTAAATGAGTTTGTTAAGAAGGTGGACTGA
- a CDS encoding polysaccharide pyruvyl transferase family protein, with protein sequence MKITVINHCSHNKGDNSVLFFLLKLIEKKFNCEVVVSISGERPFWLDNNVETVPWGRRGLFSNAKIFNLISKFVIKFQNVVLLPLILKALSNQLFTKAAKNLFTYIFNDDFKKAIETSDLIISTGGHHISTVLDSGGMNQQFLDMMYVNLRGKSMVLWSQSVGPLSDVNKDFKVLFGRMIRDCKYVFARGESSIEWVKQYSSFVGKSVFLVNDTVFSANHFINAKTDFSEEKYVVLCVYTADNKSLDRNCEIYKSIIRKVIQKYGCRVKIIPMQYKGMSGDERAFIMNMLKALPGAIVNQVDVLVEDKNPVETLRIFSKSFCVVTHKTHPMIYGLTMKVPVISISYHEKFFEVMNDYGLQDYIIEPDKYTETDFDRLFSDIEKNRILLVDKITNKTDEIAQGVVDSFMGIENSLL encoded by the coding sequence GTGAAAATTACAGTGATTAACCATTGCAGTCATAATAAAGGGGATAATTCGGTTTTATTCTTTTTATTGAAGTTGATAGAAAAAAAGTTTAATTGCGAGGTGGTTGTTTCAATAAGTGGTGAAAGACCTTTTTGGCTAGATAATAATGTTGAAACTGTGCCTTGGGGGCGTAGAGGGCTTTTTTCTAATGCTAAGATTTTCAATTTAATTTCAAAATTTGTTATTAAATTTCAAAATGTTGTTTTGCTTCCTCTAATTTTAAAAGCTTTAAGTAATCAGTTATTTACCAAGGCGGCTAAGAATTTATTTACTTACATCTTTAATGATGACTTTAAAAAAGCTATTGAAACAAGTGATTTAATTATTAGTACAGGTGGCCATCATATTAGTACAGTGCTAGATTCTGGTGGGATGAATCAACAATTTTTGGATATGATGTACGTGAATTTACGTGGCAAATCTATGGTTTTGTGGTCACAATCAGTAGGCCCTTTGTCAGACGTTAATAAAGATTTTAAAGTTTTGTTTGGAAGAATGATACGAGACTGTAAATATGTATTTGCTAGAGGGGAATCCTCTATAGAGTGGGTGAAGCAATATTCTAGTTTTGTGGGGAAAAGTGTATTTTTAGTTAATGATACAGTTTTTTCTGCTAATCATTTTATAAATGCAAAAACAGATTTTTCGGAAGAAAAATATGTAGTTCTTTGTGTATATACTGCAGATAATAAAAGTTTAGATAGAAATTGTGAAATATATAAAAGTATTATTCGAAAAGTCATTCAGAAGTATGGGTGTAGGGTAAAAATTATACCAATGCAGTATAAAGGAATGTCTGGAGATGAAAGAGCTTTTATCATGAATATGTTAAAAGCATTACCAGGTGCAATAGTTAACCAAGTTGATGTTTTAGTCGAGGATAAAAATCCTGTTGAGACATTACGAATCTTTTCTAAAAGTTTTTGTGTTGTAACGCATAAGACTCATCCAATGATTTATGGTCTAACGATGAAGGTGCCGGTAATATCTATTTCGTATCATGAAAAATTTTTTGAGGTGATGAATGATTACGGCCTGCAAGACTATATTATAGAGCCAGATAAGTATACTGAGACAGATTTTGATAGGTTATTCTCTGATATAGAAAAAAACAGGATTTTATTAGTGGATAAAATCACAAATAAAACTGATGAAATTGCACAAGGTGTAGTTGATTCATTTATGGGTATTGAGAATAGCTTGTTATGA
- a CDS encoding glycosyltransferase family 1 protein, with protein MKKVLYLMHIPWDWAKQRPHFIAENLNKYCSVDVYSLKGFNSKLLSKEKKPNFVKTLYRLPFIKSSISQKFNPYVVGFQLRKVLKNYQYVWITDPLLYSYIEQILPETSFLIYDCMDDHLSFPDCLSNVRKKEFTYLYEQKVVDRANKIFVSSGYLKNVLIERYGHHDYHVLNNGVKSGFNNEVEIDIYDKYSINRNAKVVTYVGTISEWFDFDLILNSLKCDSTICYLLVGPSDVDIPSHPNILHVGPVSHNKVFPIMSASDALIMPFKLNQLIRSVDPVKVYEYIKVNKPTVVIDYDEVKKFDKFIYLYSCKEKFFDYMSSLVNGGLGPKASQEESVEYISNSTWEVRAKEINLVLDNKI; from the coding sequence ATGAAAAAAGTACTTTATTTGATGCATATACCTTGGGATTGGGCAAAACAGAGGCCGCATTTTATTGCTGAAAATTTAAATAAATATTGTTCTGTTGATGTTTATAGTTTGAAGGGTTTTAATTCAAAACTTTTAAGTAAAGAGAAAAAGCCTAATTTTGTAAAAACACTTTATAGGTTGCCATTTATTAAGAGTTCTATTAGCCAAAAGTTCAATCCTTATGTTGTTGGTTTTCAATTGAGGAAGGTGTTAAAGAATTATCAATATGTATGGATAACAGATCCTTTGCTCTATAGTTATATTGAACAGATTTTGCCTGAAACCTCTTTTCTGATATATGATTGCATGGATGATCATTTGAGTTTTCCTGATTGCTTAAGCAATGTGAGAAAAAAAGAGTTTACTTACCTTTATGAGCAAAAGGTTGTTGATAGAGCCAATAAAATATTTGTAAGCTCAGGTTATTTAAAGAATGTTTTAATAGAGCGTTATGGGCATCATGATTATCATGTGTTGAATAATGGTGTTAAATCTGGTTTTAATAATGAAGTTGAAATAGATATCTATGATAAATATTCTATAAATAGGAATGCTAAAGTTGTTACTTATGTGGGCACAATTTCTGAGTGGTTTGATTTTGATTTAATATTGAATTCACTAAAATGTGATTCGACTATCTGCTATTTACTCGTCGGGCCATCTGATGTGGATATTCCATCTCACCCAAATATTCTTCATGTTGGGCCAGTAAGTCATAATAAAGTTTTTCCAATAATGTCTGCTTCAGACGCTCTTATAATGCCATTTAAGCTTAATCAATTAATTAGGTCTGTTGATCCGGTTAAGGTTTATGAATATATCAAAGTTAATAAACCAACTGTGGTCATAGATTATGATGAAGTAAAAAAATTTGATAAATTTATATATCTATATTCTTGCAAAGAAAAATTTTTTGATTATATGTCAAGCTTGGTTAATGGCGGTTTAGGGCCTAAAGCATCTCAAGAAGAGTCGGTTGAATATATTTCAAATAGTACCTGGGAAGTTAGAGCAAAAGAGATAAATTTAGTTTTAGATAATAAAATATGA